CTCCAGCCTCTGAGAAGTCATCTTCTAGTAAAAACGAAAAGGAATTTAATCACCAGAGGTTAGGGCGGTAGGAGCCTGGTGGGTGTAAACCAGAAGACAGCAAAGTTccactcactaccatcatgtccctgagcaggacacttaaccctgtgtgtctccagggggactgtccctgtaactactgcgtgtaagacactctggattaTCTGATTTTCTAAACCTCCCCCTAtttatcacatacacacacacacacacacacacacacttgtctatgaaattgtatttttaatctTTCTGCACACACATCATATCCTGCAGCGAGTGTGTGCTGCCGGGCATGGACATGTGGGCGGGGCACCATAGCGTCTGTCAGGTGACAGCGATACGCCTTGTTCCCATACACACATCCATCCTCGCCCTGTCAGCTTGCCGATAAAACCGCGACCTAGTAACCCAAGACTTCCCAGTGCTCACCAGCCTCGGGCTTCCAGTAAAGCCCTGAAAAAGACAGCCGATCAAGTGcaatcagaaacagaaacatctTCTGAATGGTGCACCTCATACAAGATACTTCCAGAAATGTGGGCTCCAACAAAACCACATTTTCACGTAGGCTCTCACAGAACTCAATCCTGATAGGAAAACTTTAAATGGATCCAGCCCAACTCGACCATGTCTATCCCCACTATGCTCTCGATCCACACACTGAAGCTGGAGCAGTAAACTGTAAACTGAAGAATGGAAGGCAAGAAATGAAATGTCCTCACTGTGAGAGAAGCTCAATATCTACAGCAGAACAGGTTCTCTATCAAGTTCAGCATGGATTTAATTCAATTTTCCACTCAGTGCCCTGGAGGCATCTGTGAAGGCATCACTCCCACCACCAACAACAGCTTAGGCACATTCAGTAATGAGTTCATCAGAACAGCTGATCTCTCAGTGACCAGAGGTCCATTATCAAGACAACTCTGACATCACAACTGATGAGTAAGGTAAGGTGACCACGGAAGTGTGGTTGCATCTCAGCACCTTCACTCCTATAAAGGAAATCTCAGCAGCTTTGTTAGGGTGGGAAGGAAGAAAGGGGAAAGGATGAAGACGGATGGAGAGAATGAAAGAAATAGATGGACGGATGATGAAAGGCagggagagaaagtgagagcGCTGGTCATCTGATAGCCCATCTGTGGCCCTGGTCTGTCCCCACCACATGGCACAGTGTCCCTCTTTGGAGAGTAATGCCTCAGTCCCGCCTGCTTCCACCCGTTAAGTGCTACGGGGGCATTTGTGCGACTGTATCTTGATTGATCTGCTCCCGATAGACGGGGTGATTGATGCAGGTGCTTCTGCTTGCTGTTTGTCCTGAATCAAGAATTGTCCACAAATCAAAGCCGTTCTGTAATACAGTGTACAGTGGAGTACAGTACAATACAGCTGAGTCCATCAGAGTATAGTAAACCGCGGTCAATACAGCAGaacacagtgtgtgtagtaTAGTGTAGCGTGCAGGATAATACAGAAAAGTAGTCTTATATTATAGAGTGGTATAGTACCGTAGAACTATGCACAATGGATTATAGTATTCTAGAGTTTAGTACAGTGCAGTAGAGTACTATAGACTACTGCTGGGTACTCTAGAACACATTATATTTAGAGCACTGTATTGTACTATGATAGTACAATGTAGTAAAGTATTGTATAATACTGTATTGTGCTGTAGTGTAAAACCGAGTACTGTTCAGTACTTCAGAGTATTGTATAGTACTGAAAAGTACTGTAACCTGCAGTATAGTACTTTAATATACTTTACAGTACTGTAGAGTACTTTAGGCATAGACCAGTATTGTATAGTACTGTAGAGTGCTGTGTACTACACAACACTGTAACACTCTTTGGAGTGTTGTGTAATACTGAATAGTACGGTAGAATGCAGTACAGTACTGAAGTGTACTACACAACACCGTAGCACTCTTTGGAGTGTTGTGTAATACTGAAGAGTACGGTAGAATGCAGTAAAGTACTGTAGTGTACTACTCAACACCGTAGCACTCTTTGGAGTGTTGTGTAATACTGAAGAGTACGGTAGAATGCAGTAAAGTACTGTAGTgtactacacaacacagtagCCCTCTTTGGAGTGTTGTGTAATACTGAAAAGTACGGTAGAATGCAGAacaaagtgtagtgattgtcacatgtgatacacagcagcacagcacacggtgcacacagtgaaatttgtcctctgcatttaaccatcaccctgagtgagcagtgggcaccatgacaggcgcccggggagcagtgtgtggggacggtgctttgctcagtggcacctcagtggcaccttgatggatcgggattcgaaccggcaaccttctgattacggggccacttccttaaccgctaggccaccactgccccagtacaGTACTGAAGTGTACTACACAACACCGTAGCAGTCTTTGGAGTGTTGTGTAGTACTGAAGAGTACGGTAGAATGCAGTACAGTACTGTAGTGAACTACACACATTGAATTTGTGTCCTTGCCTTCTAAAAATGTGCACATTAAGAGGATTTGCTGGCATACCTGGCAACTCCTCATATATGTCCTCCTCCACATCACCATCCCACTCCTCCATATCTTCAGGAGGTGCGACTGTGAGAGGGGTAGTAGCAGGCGAGGCTGAGGAGGCCGACATAAGGGCAGaagctggaggtggaggtggaggtggaggtggaggtgtggCGACATGATCAACGTCATCGTACGTCTCTTCTTCCtcatccacctcctcctcttcatcgtcATCTACTGGGATGAAGCTGGAGCTCAAATCTGTTGTGGTGagcaacacatttacattaagcaACCTGAGCTTGAGCCTAACCGCATGTAAATAAGATGAAATGAACAGGCCACAAATTATATTAAATCAGATCTCAGAGCTTCAAACATGAATTATGAGGTTATCTCCAGGCATCCCACCCCCTGCTGACCCAGTGCTAGAAATTCGAACCCCAGATGAGAGAACTCATATTAACAGGCGTTTTCGCTAGAATGCGTCTCGTGTTTTTCTGTCGGTGTGAGAAGGATGGCAGGACGGCCTCGGTTCTACAGCCGGAGCTGCAACGGCTCTCGGAGATGAAGCGCGTCTGTGATTGGCAGAGACACGCCCGCAGCCTGGCACACATCAGCAGCCTGAAGGATGGCCGGAGAGCCTCCCAATCAATTTCCCGTAAAGGAGCGCGCGAGGGAAGGCCGCGGCCGTGGCGGGAGCGCTGACGCGGCGCATGAGGAGGTCTGCGGCCCCACCGATTGGCCGGGAGCGTAACGGAGATTTCTGAGAATCTGCTCAACTGATACGGGGACGCTGCGCGCAGCCCACACTACTGATTAGTGCAACGCTGCATCTACGGCTGCCGCTCAGATGGTTTGGGCATAATTGGATTGAAGTTTACCCTTGAGGACGAAATTGATCTGGTCCACCCACTCCCGGGCCTCTCGGGGGCTGCTGGCAGTGAACTGTGAAGGACACGTCACCATTAGAACAGGACTGCAACATGTTCACCGCAGACCATCCTTCACCCAGACGTCAAGCGCGGCTGGAATTCCCACGGAGCAGCACCTGGTAGGAACGTCTCCCTGGAGCCGACAGCTCGAAGCAGGCGTTCTTCTTGGAGTCCTTGCGAAGGTTGGGCACCAACTCCGCCTTGTAGCCGTTGATGTAGAAGGAACCTTTCTGCTGCTTGTCTGCAGGAAGACAAGAAATATCAAAATATCAGATTTTCAGGATGGAATTTCACAAGCTAATATTACTCAGGCCCCTCAAATCTCCACATCCTGACCACATCCAAACTTTAACACGTGCAAACACATAtcattaccagacgcccttatccagagcgacttacagtcagtagttacagggacagtccccccctggagacactcagggttaagtgtcctgctcagggacatgatggtagtaagtggggtttgaacctgggtcttctggttcacaggcgagtgtgttacccgctaggctactaccagcctgtcATAATTTAAGATTTTTCAGTCTGACGTTTgataaaaagtgaaaactgCGGATGTGCTTCAGCCAGGAAACTCACCCTTTTCACTCCCAAAATAGTAGAATATGGTGTTCTTCAGAACACACCACCTCCTCTGCCACTCCATTCTGAGGAAACTGTGATCTGTGAAACAGCAGGAACTTTAAATTGTTCTTCATTGTTCTCCAGAGCCTCGAGAACAGCAGCGCTGTGCTTCATCACCGTTCTCACCTCGACGCTTCTTCTCCAGGTAACCCTGCTTCAGGATGCTGCCCAGATCCTGCACCGCCACCCTGGGAATCTCTTCGAAGTCTATGAGGGACAAATTGACTCTGGATAAGCACATTTATTCATACATCTATCGGCTGCTCTTCTCCAGATCTTCTTCATGCCAGTTCCAGCATCAGCCTCCTTGGGGTGAGTGGGCACAGGGGTGGCctagaggtggcctagcgggtaaggaagcggccccgtaatctgaaggttgtgggttcgaatcccaaaccgccaaggttccactgagatcccttgatgaaggtcccgtccccacacactgctccccgcctgtcatggtggccactgctcaccaaggctgagggttaaatacagaggacacgtgtcaccgtgtcaccatgtgctgtgtctcacaatgacaatcacaataaCAATGACTCTCTGTTTAGGTGTTGAACCACAAGCAGCAAACCTCATCCTGATGTTCCCACATAAAGGGACTGTGGTCAGAAAACAGAACCTGCTGTATTTGTCGCTCAcagttcaggtgtgtgtgtgtgtgtgtgtgtgtgtgtgtgtttgttctgtctCATTAATTGCATTCTGCTGTTGACCCAACATCCCTGCAGAGTCAGAGAGGAATGATCCAGTCCAGCAGTTATCCTGACCCCCGGTATGAACCCATCACTCCCACACGTCATCACACACCCCGTACCGC
Above is a genomic segment from Denticeps clupeoides chromosome 8, fDenClu1.1, whole genome shotgun sequence containing:
- the skap1 gene encoding src kinase-associated phosphoprotein 1 — encoded protein: MVSVSEDIRRLLEDCEYFVSSILHSEKLSSHASETRKILLQNFRVVHLRNPQEFPFRSDSGHEDSSDDNQSPSIGHSAASDDLSIASDCQEEGAAENFEEIPRVAVQDLGSILKQGYLEKKRRDHSFLRMEWQRRWCVLKNTIFYYFGSEKDKQQKGSFYINGYKAELVPNLRKDSKKNACFELSAPGRRSYQFTASSPREAREWVDQINFVLKDLSSSFIPVDDDEEEEVDEEEETYDDVDHVATPPPPPPPPPPASALMSASSASPATTPLTVAPPEDMEEWDGDVEEDIYEELPEDDFSEAGEDASESSLKAAGSPDYTNYYQGLWDCEAEYQDELSFQRGDVIYIISKEYNIYGWWVGELDGSIGIVPKEFLHPAYII